A region from the Aegilops tauschii subsp. strangulata cultivar AL8/78 chromosome 5, Aet v6.0, whole genome shotgun sequence genome encodes:
- the LOC109734921 gene encoding uncharacterized protein, with protein sequence MHSNRANDITPWEVKKRSRIHMANAQDGCGASIPYEMIIEVLQWLPVKSVFRFRAVCRSWAVLLSSDEFRCLHMTAAKDARRQAPPPQLLYISPTTTFDSTTVYSCSFSPSSSSNRPRDRGDLLFTIEGARGNCVEVVTPVPCRGLTLLYDAIGAAFYICNTATRAATRLPASTEERAARSAAGLGFDAQTDEYKVVRLISRLCHQEDMVRCEIYTPGGRSGDRWRPPAGGVPLSLHQFVYAAVKNAELNKLPPVFANGCLHWLMRPASFTTTPSVAVVSFSVTEETFTCLRSPPFWVPGAPPIRYGLSKEQLVEMDDQLCLVRDTRNTILYANVLEIWKLPDYSSGDWLLSHRINLSSHLARDLRESQILRVIGCFGINSSSPRKKIVITTSKHKIFDKYQKMVHTYDPRSEALETILSITETHSTPYYGPPSSRFSFIQDTLAPVHKTDEEIALSSDLAKVTGEILLRLPAKAVIHSKFVCKQWFRLIESENFIQSYFQHKNMDKRPKVMLLVKGTGQLAFSFSPLNKCLQEAPSNSTLLDTKVVCSKPCHGLNLVSTKTRDYLCNPCTGFHRGYSLGPSLLQSKAEEHAFTVGNKNVGLTFDPLTHQHVMVAIFYRQKDFKSRQYDLTCTLRWCNSRDRPQRSSVPPLPVNDMPPAYVEGMLYWMSEPRLGRSCEWTIVSFNLATRIFDVVPCPSWFARWNSRNCCRAFVVELEGVLCAVLADPVAEKLDVWKLERGQWGRAVTIHLEAYPDYSLKTSVVVPLAVDRDYGSILLNTGRKIGLYDPVEQAIENLYSLDQVPVVRIDMSSTSSAAEMNRMDSKMIPCVPMLYEESLACYTRVPKKQLLW encoded by the coding sequence ATGCATAGCAACAGGGCGAATGATATCACGCCTTGGGAGGTCAAGAAGAGGAGTAGGATTCACATGGCCAATGCACAAGATGGTTGCGGGGCGTCGATTCCGTATGAGATGATCATAGAGGTACTGCAGTGGCTCCCTGTCAAATCTGTCTTCCGCTTCCGGGCAGTTTGTCGCTCCTGGGCAGTGCTGCTCTCCTCCGATGAATTCCGCTGCCTCCATATGACAGCAGCTAAGGATGCAAGGCGGCAGGCACCACCACCCCAGCTGCTATACATCTCACCTACCACCACATTCGACTCAACCACGGTCTACTCGTGCTCCttctcgccatcatcatcatctaacCGCCCCAGAGATCGCGGGGACCTACTGTTCACCATCGAAGGTGCCCGTGGCAACTGTGTGGAAGTAGTGACGCCTGTGCCGTGCCGCGGCCTCACCCTCCTCTACGACGCTATCGGCGCAGCTTTCTACATCTGCAACACGGCAACACGAGCTGCTACGCGTCTGCCAGCTTCCACTGAGGAACGAGCAGCCAGGTCCGCTGCTGGGCTGGGGTTTGATGCCCAGACAGATGAGTACAAAGTGGTGAGGTTGATCAGTAGGTTGTGTCATCAGGAGGACATGGTGAGGTGTGAGATTTACACACCTGGAGGCCGCTCTGGGGATCGCTGGAGGCCGCCTGCCGGAGGAGTACCCTTGAGCTTGCATCAGTTTGTATATGCCGCTGTTAAAAATGCGGAATTGAACAAATTACCTCCTGTGTTTGCCAACGGTTGCCTGCACTGGTTGATGAGACCTGCCTCTTTCACCACGACTCCGAGTGTTGCTGTCGTGTCCTTCTCGGTCACGGAGGAGACCTTCACATGTCTCCGGTCACCGCCCTTCTGGGTACCAGGAGCGCCGCCGATCAGGTATGGGTTGTCCAAAGAGCAACTAGTGGAGATGGATGACCAACTATGTTTGGTCCGAGATACTCGCAACACAATCCTTTATGCTAATGTTTTGGAGATCTGGAAACTGCCGGACTATAGCTCTGGTGACTGGTTACTGAGTCACCGGATCAATTTGTCGAGCCACCTGGCAAGAGATTTACGCGAATCACAAATTCTGAGAGTTATTGGATGTTTTGGCATCAATTCCAGCTCGCCAAGGAAGAAGATAGTCATCACTACTAGCAAGCACAAGATTTTCGACAAGTATCAGAAAATGGTTCACACGTATGACCCTAGGTCTGAAGCTCTAGAAACCATTCTTTCAATCACGGAGACACACTCAACTCCATATTATGGCCCCCCTAGTTCAAGGTTTAGTTTCATTCAAGATACCCTTGCTCCTGTGCATAAAACAGATGAAGAGATAGCCTTGTCATCTGACCTGGCTAAGGTGACTGGAGAGATCCTACTCCGTCTCCCAGCTAAAGCAGTGATACACTCCAAATTTGTCTGCAAGCAGTGGTTCAGATTGATTGAGAGTGAAAACTTCATTCAGTCATACTTTCAGCATAAGAACATGGACAAAAGACCTAAGGTCATGCTTCTGGTCAAGGGCACTGGACAGTTGGCCTTCAGTTTTTCTCCCTTGAATAAATGCCTCCAAGAAGCTCCTAGTAACAGTACACTACTTGACACAAAGGTGGTTTGCTCCAAGCCTTGCCATGGGCTGAACTTGGTAAGTACCAAGACGAGGGACTATCTCTGCAACCCATGTACAGGTTTCCACAGGGGCTACTCACTGGGGCCAAGTTTGCTGCAGAGTAAAGCAGAAGAACATGCTTTCACAGTCGGCAATAAGAATGTTGGCTTGACTTTCGACCCTTTGACTCATCAACATGTTATGGTGGCAATCTTCTATCGCCAGAAGGACTTCAAATCTCGTCAATATGACCTGACATGCACGTTACGCTGGTGTAACTCTCGGGATCGTCCCCAACGGAGCTCGGTACCGCCTCTGCCTGTGAATGACATGCCACCAGCATATGTTGAAGGAATGCTGTACTGGATGAGTGAACCAAGGTTGGGACGGAGCTGTGAATGGACCATTGTCTCTTTCAACCTTGCTACAAGAATTTTTGATGTTGTCCCTTGCCCTTCATGGTTTGCAAGATGGAATAGCAGAAACTGTTGTCGTGCATTTGTTGTTGAGCTTGAGGGAGTATTATGTGCTGTTCTAGCAGATCCAGTGGCAGAAAAATTAGATGTATGGAAGCTAGAGCGTGGCCAATGGGGCAGAGCAGTCACGATTCACCTGGAAGCATATCCTGACTATTCCCTTAAGACAAGTGTTGTGGTGCCATTAGCTGTTGATCGCGATTATGGGAGCATCCTGCTCAACACTGGGAGGAAAATTGGACTGTATGATCCAGTAGAGCAAGCAATTGAAAATTTGTATTCACTTGATCAGGTGCCGGTGGTCAGAATTGACATGTCTTCAACTTCATCAGCGGCGGAGATGAATAGAATGGACTCTAAGATGATTCCTTGTGTTCCAATGTTATATGAGGAGAGCTTGGCATGTTACACCCGTGTGCCCAAAAAACAATTGCTGTGGTGA
- the LOC109734902 gene encoding uncharacterized protein produces the protein MRCSSRGKDNMPREVNKRSKRIHIPNAQDGCGASLPYEMIIQVLQWLPVKSVFRFRAVCRSWAALLTSSEFRCLHMAVAKAARWRAPPPKLLYISPTATFDSTAVYSCSFSPSLSSGRPRDRGDLLFTIDGARGNYVEVVTPAPCHGLTLLYDALDTAYYICNAATRAATRLPPSTDVACDSSAGLGFDTRMDEHKVVRLINGMLSQKDLDPVRCEVYTPRGPYVDCRWRPAARGVPSSLHKFVHAAVINASCNKLSPVFANGCLHWLMTPASFIMTPSVAIVSFSVAEETFTCLRSPPFWVPGAPPTSRNWSSGEVELLELDDQLCLVRNRMPHGSNTLEIWKLLDYSSGDWLLNHRISLSGHLARDLRQSQILRVIGSFGSYRSSRKKIIITTSMHKIFNKYQKMVHTYDPRSEALETILSITETHSTPHYGCPTSRFSFIQETLAPVHTTDEEIALSSDLAKATREILLRLPAKSAIQSKFVCKQWFRLIESKNFIQSYFQHKNIGKRPKVMLVVKSTGRLGFSFAPLNKRLQEAPSHSTLLDTKVVCSKPCHGLNLVSTDTNDYLCNPCTGFHRAYSNLGPNLHLRSRMPKTEEHAFTVGNKNVGLTFNPLTREHVIVEIFYHRKDFESRQYDMSCALHWCNTPNAAQQHSVPPLPVNDMPPAYVEGMLYWMNEPRLGQSCEWTIVSFNLATSTFDVVRCPLWFARWSSRNRCRAFVVELEGVLCAVLADPVADKLDVWKLEHGQWGRAYTIHLEACPGYSLKTSVVVPLAVDPDHGRILLNTGRKIGLYDPVEQTIQNLYSLDQVPVASSAHLKFLDMPSTSSGDSLTCSEEESVAETNRMDSNLIPSVPMLYEESLACYSFVRKANCLW, from the coding sequence ATGCGTTGCAGTAGCAGGGGGAAGGATAACATGCCTAGGGAGGTCAACAAAAGGAGCAAGAGGATACACATACCCAATGCACAAGATGGTTGCGGCGCGTCGCTTCCGTACGAGATGATCATACAGGTTTTGCAGTGGCTCCCAGTCAAATCCGTCTTCCGCTTCAGGGCAGTTTGCCGTTCCTGGGCTGCGCTGCTCACCTCCAGTGAATTCCGCTGCCTCCACATGGCAGTAGCCAAGGCAGCAAGGTGGCGGGCACCACCACCCAAGCTGCTATACATCTCACCTACTGCCACATTCGACTCCACCGCGGTCTACTCGTGCtccttctcgccatcattatcaTCGGGCCGCCCCAGAGATCGCGGGGACCTACTATTCACCATCGACGGTGCCCGTGGCAACTATGTGGAGGTAGTGACGCCCGCGCCGTGCCATGGCCTCACCCTTCTCTACGATGCTCTCGACACAGCCTACTACATCTGCAACGCGGCCACACGGGCAGCCACACGTTTGCCGCCTTCTACTGACGTAGCGTGCGACTCCAGTGCTGGGCTGGGATTTGATACCCGCATGGATGAGCACAAGGTGGTGAGGTTGATCAATGGGATGTTAAGTCAGAAGGACTTGGACCCGGTGAGGTGCGAGGTGTACACGCCTAGAGGCCCCTATGTGGATTGCCGCTGGAGGCCGGCTGCCAGAGGAGTACCCTCCAGCTTGCATAAATTTGTACATGCCGCTGTTATTAATGCGTCATGCAACAAATTATCTCCCGTGTTTGCCAATGGTTGCCTCCACTGGTTGATGACACCTGCCTCTTTCATCATGACTCCAAGTGTTGCCATCGTGTCCTTTTCGGTCGCAGAGGAGACCTTCACATGTCTCCGGTCACCGCCCTTCTGGGTACCAGGAGCGCCTCCAACCTCCAGGAATTGGTCATCAGGAGAGGTTGAACTATTGGAGCTGGATGACCAACTATGTTTGGTTCGCAACAGAATGCCTCATGGTAGTAACACTTTGGAGATATGGAAACTGCTGGACTATAGCTCTGGTGACTGGTTGCTGAATCATCGAATTAGTTTGTCAGGGCATCTGGCAAGGGATTTGCGTCAGTCACAAATTCTGAGAGTTATTGGATCTTTTGGCAGTTACAGGTCGTCAAGGAAGAAGATAATCATTACTACTAGCATGCACAAGATTTTCAACAAATATCAGAAAATGGTTCACACCTATGATCCTAGGTCTGAGGCTCTGGAAACCATTCTTTCAATCACGGAGACACACTCAACTCCACATTATGGGTGCCCTACTTCAAGATTCAGTTTCATTCAAGAGACCCTTGCTCCCGTGCATACAACAGATGAAGAGATAGCCTTGTCATCTGACCTGGCTAAGGCGACTAGAGAGATCCTACTCCGCCTCCCAGCTAAATCAGCCATACAGTCCAAATTTGTCTGCAAGCAGTGGTTCAGATTGATTGAGAGTAAAAACTTCATTCAGTCATATTTTCAGCATAAGAACATAGGCAAAAGGCCTAAAGTCATGCTTGTGGTCAAGAGCACTGGACGATTGGGCTTCAGTTTTGCTCCATTGAATAAACGCCTCCAAGAAGCTCCTAGTCACAGTACATTGCTTGATACAAAGGTGGTTTGCTCCAAGCCTTGCCATGGGCTGAACTTGGTAAGCACCGATACGAACGACTATCTCTGCAATCCATGTACAGGTTTCCACAGGGCCTACTCTAACCTGGGGCCAAATTTGCACCTACGCTCGAGAATGCCTAAAACAGAAGAGCATGCTTTTACAGTCGGCAATAAAAATGTTGGCTTGACTTTCAACCCTTTGACTCGTGAACATGTTATCGTGGAAATCTTCTATCACCGGAAGGACTTTGAATCTCGTCAGTATGACATGTCATGCGCGTTACACTGGTGTAACACTCCGAATGCTGCCCAACAGCACTCGGTACCACCTCTGCCTGTGAATGATATGCCACCGGCCTATGTTGAAGGAATGTTGTATTGGATGAATGAACCAAGGTTGGGACAGAGCTGCGAATGGACCATTGTCTCTTTCAACCTTGCTACAAGTACTTTCGATGTCGTCCGGTGCCCTTTGTGGTTTGCAAGATGGAGTAGCAGAAACCGCTGTCGTGCATTTGTTGTTGAGCTTGAGGGAGTGTTATGTGCTGTTCTAGCAGATCCAGTTGCAGACAAATTAGATGTATGGAAGCTAGAGCATGGCCAATGGGGCAGAGCATACACAATTCACCTGGAAGCATGCCCTGGCTATTCCCTCAAGACAAGCGTTGTGGTGCCATTAGCTGTTGATCCCGATCATGGGAGGATCCTGCTCAATACTGGTAGGAAAATAGGTCTATATGATCCAGTAGAGCAAACAATTCAAAATCTGTATTCACTTGATCAGGTGCCGGTTGCCAGTAGTGCACACCTTAAGTTTCTTGATATGCCTTCAACTTCATCAGGGGATAGTTTGACATGCTCCGAAGAAGAGTCAGTGGCGGAGACAAATAGAATGGACTCTAACTTGATTCCTTCTGTTCCTATGTTATATGAGGAGAGCCTGGCATGTTACTCCTTTGTGCGCAAAGCAAACTGCTTGTGGTGA